A genomic window from Gossypium hirsutum isolate 1008001.06 chromosome D10, Gossypium_hirsutum_v2.1, whole genome shotgun sequence includes:
- the LOC107914664 gene encoding uncharacterized protein codes for MSKSKSWLSLSWVFVIQLLFQSSSTIAATRKEIGFPERRICRTTVQGRYLLSDDNGYVCDALSLDPQYRCCPERGDKFSCRGCNVLSQCCNSYEFCVSCCLHPARTQKEQVLKLKIAKPSTSGTYLSVFDFCAGRCRHNSESVVHENAYVNDFHHCFSLPSNSSGSSISPVEARLNGINVVIGRQGESCDSVCKSNGQSCVLNKLLILNQCDIIQKYMSCKGACLASVGPDQPAEVVDDAPKNLNPGACLYTRTQSMLSCDGSHRHTRRLCPCA; via the exons ATGTCAAAATCCAAATCATGGCTAAGTTTATCCTGGGTTTTCGTTATACAACTCCTTTTTCAATCGTCATCGACAATTGCTGCCACCAG AAAGGAGATTGGCTTTCCAGAGAGGCGCATTTGCAGAACAACAGTTCAAGGAAGATATTTATTATCTGATGATAATG GCTATGTGTGTGATGCTCTCTCATTGGATCCGCAGTACCGTTGCTGTCCTGAAAGAGGAGACAAATTCTCTTGCCG TGGATGCAACGTTCTTTCACAGTGTTGTAACTCCTATGAATTTTGTGTTTCATGCTGCCTACACCCTGCACGA ACACAAAAGGAACAAGTTTTGAAACTAAAAATAGCTAAGCCATCTACATCAG GGACATATCTCAGTGTCTTTGACTTTTGTGCTGGGAGGTGTCGGCATAACTCTGAAAGTGTG GTTCATGAAAATGCCTATGTTAATGATTTTCATCATTGCTTTTCTTTGCCATCAAATTCTTCTG GGTCATCCATCTCACCTGTAGAAGCCAGACTGAATGGTATTAATGTTGTCATTGGAAG GCAAGGAGAGTCTTGTGATTCAGTTTGCAAGTCAAATGGACAATCATGCGTACTAAATAAGCTTTTGATACTTAACCAGTGTGATAT tATCCAGAAATATATGAGCTGCAAAGGAGCATGCTTGGCAAGCGTTGGACCCGATCAACCTGCTGAAGTTGTAGATGATGCTCCCAAAAATTTG AATCCAGGAGCATGCTTGTATACTCGAACACAATCAATGCTATCTTGTGATGGTTCTCATCGGCATACCAGGAGACTTTGTCCCTGTGCATAG